The Salmo salar chromosome ssa19, Ssal_v3.1, whole genome shotgun sequence DNA window GTGACTCTTTTTTTCTTAATGATGAAAAAATATCTCTTGAATATCTTCATTTAACCAGAAAAGATAACTGCTGAAAACAAAATTGGGCTCTAAAATGGCAACTACCTCACTCTCTCCCATTTAATCAGTGGATACAGTTACTATTAGAAGATATAACATTAGAATTATCGCAACAAGAatgaatattatatatatataccattggAGGCTAgtaggaggagctataggaggatgggttcattgtaatggctgaaatggcaTGAAATGAGCGGAATCAAACGTGGtctccatatgtttgatgtgtttgataccgttccattccaaccattacaatgagcccgtcctcctatagctcctcccaccagcctccactgatatataCATTgctttcagaaaatattcataccctttgacttattgcCACCTACAGGCCAATCAGTGGCATTCTTTTTGACTAAGTTACTCATGGACTGTAGTTTCTGTGTGCCGAATTAGAAAAAAAGTTACAAATCTATGCTTGAGTTATTTGATGTAAAGGAAAATAAATCAAAAAATAACAATAGGTTTCACAGTTTTTTTGTGAATCCATAATTAAACAATTGTATGAAACAAAAAATGTGGATGCTATTCAGTCACACTGGTAACCAGCAGGGTATTGGGATAAGTAAAACTATGATATAGTTGCTTGGGGTGCTAGAACACTAGTTAAGAGCCGTTTTGTATAAAAATCTATGACAATTAATAAGATCAGccccttttttttaaatgtctttgcctaaaatgacatacccaaatctaattgTCTGTAGCAAGGacctggtaccatttgaaaggaaacacttggaAGTGTGTGAAAATGTGAgaagaatgtaggagaatatagcaCATTAGATccaggtaaaagataatacaaagaaaaaaacaactgtaaatttttttttataattgtcttatcatctttgaaatgcaagagaaaggccataatgtattattccagcccaggtgcaatttagatattggccactagatggcagcagtgtatgtgcaacattttagtctgatccaatgaaacattgcatttctgttccaaatgtgcctaatttgtttattaataactttcatgttcaaaactgtgcactctcctcaaacaataacatGATATTGTCTCACTGTAattgctactgtaaattggacagtgcagttagattaacaagaatttaaagtatatatttaaaaaaacacaTAAGAAGCCTTCCCAGTGCTTACCTTGCCCATGTTTATTCTGGTGTTGGACATGTTTGCTAACTGTACTGCTGGTTGCTGCTCCTGAACTGACTTCCTACCTGGTTTAACCCTTTATTTTATACCTGATCAAACCTAAAGAAACCCTAGCCCCATTGTTCAAACCCCTGACCCAGTAACATGCTACAGAAGCTGGACCCGTCAGTCTTTAGAAAAGGCTGTTTCTCAATTGGCTATTTCTCAAACAAAGTAACATAAAGCATTTTGAGAGTTTACAACAGCTAGTAAAAGCCTTGACATTGGAAGTTCTCCATACATTGTGCAAAACTTTGTTACGTTTTGTAAGCCTATTTGAAAGATGCCTTTTATTAAATATTGATAATACATAGCTCAATGTTATATTGTAAGCTCATTTGATTTAAGATAAAAAAAACTAGAAAGCACACATATTGGCTTAAGAGTGAAAGTCTGGGGTTAACTTGTTTGGTTAAACTTAATCTTCATTTCTCCACATgtgccatactactatggctgaccctgtaacacaacacatttcactgcacctgtcctgtgtgtgacaataaaacatttatttaatacataATCAAAAGTGAGTTGTTACTGAACTAACCTTTGCTTTTCATAATCATGATACTGGAGAAATTGTTACAACATTTAAGAAATGTTATTTTGTCTTTTCTTAATATTTCAAATACATCAACAATCCATTTTGTTAATTCCTCATAAAAAATGATTTGGTAACACTTATTTTAAAGAACGCTTTATCAAGAAAGGGGTTTCAAAAGTAAAGTAGTTACTATAAGTGGTTTACAACTGCAAAAGAAAGAGATTTAGCGGTACCTTATTGTAAAGTGTGAACAGGAATTCATATTACTGTCTGTGTACAAATTATGGTAGTACTTTATTTACTCTACTactatgtttgtttttttaattgtacaaattaataaaaagtaaaaagctgaaatgtcttgagtcaataagtagtaagttcaagagtaaaaatgtatttaacaagtcacataataagttgcatggactctgtgtgcaataatagtgtttaacatgatttttgaatgactacctcatctctgtaccccacacatacaatgatctgtaaggtccctcagtcgaacagtgagtttcaaacacaaattcaaccacaaagaccagggaggtttaccaatgccttgcaaagttacaaaatattggtagatgggtaaaaataaaattaaaagcagacattaaatatccctttgagcatggtgaagttattaattactctttggatggtgtatcaatacacccagtcactataaagaaaataggtgtccttcctaactcagttgccggagaggaaggaaaccacttagggatttcactatgaggccagagtttaatggctgtgataggagaaaatggaagatggatcaacaacattgtagctacTTCACAGAACTAAACTAATTGACagactgaaaagaaggaagcctgtaaagaataacaaatattccaaaacattcatcctgtttgcaacaaggcactaaagtaatactgcaaaaaaatatttttgtcctgaatacaaagtgttatgtttgaggcaaatccaatacaacacattactgagtaccactctccatatatgtattttttggctcagtctgctttccaccagacacagcaggacaataacctaaaacacaaggccaaatccgcactggagctgcttaccaagaagacagtgaatgttcctgagtggccgagttacagttttgacttaaatcgacttgaaaatctatgacaagtcTTGAAAAATGTtgtctagaaatgatcaacaaccaatttcacaGATCTTGAAGTACTtcaaaaagaataatgggcaaatctAGGTTTGGAAAGCTCTTagcgacttacccagaaagactaacacctgtaatcactgccaaaggtgcttctagaaagtattgactcaggggtgtgaatacttatgaaaattagatatttctgtatttcattttcaataaattattaaaaatgtctaaaaacatgttttcactttatcattatggggtagtgtgtagatgggtgagaaaataaatatatttaatccatttgaattcaggctggaacgcaacaaaatgtgcaataagtcaaggggtatgaatagttTTTGAAGGTCTCAAAACCCAGGCAGTTTGTGTCATGTTCAGTACggagggggaccagtacggagaaaaaaaatgtatgaaatgtatgcattcactactgtaagtcgctctggataagagcgtctgctaaatgactaaaatgtaaaatgtaactgcCGTTGAGTATAATTCTAATTTATCATGGCTGCGTTAGACAGGCAGCCTATTTCTGATCTTTgtttcactaattggtattttcaccaatcagatcagctctgaaaaatatctgttgcaaaaagatctgatgtgattggtcaaaagaccaattagtggaaaaaatatataaGACATGGgatgcctgtctaaacgcagcctatgAGAAACAAGGTCAGGCCACAGTTATGACTCTGCTGACCCCTATTGTTCTCTGCTACACACTGCAGTTAACAAAAGACAAGCTGAGTCCACAGATACCACTTACTGGTCGGGTCTAGCTTCTCCACTCGATGAGAGAGGGAAATGAAAGGTGTTTCCATCTTGCAATTCAAGTAGATTTACATAGCTGTAATAACAAAAACTGCCTATGTTATTTTGAGAGTCCTACAAactgtatatatttaaaataagacaAAGGTTCACAAGACTGATTCTAAaacatttatttctatgttacaAAAACAGCTTTGCATACCCCTGTGCATATTCATGCAAACACGTTTCACTGCCAGTGAAAAGAAGATATTACTCAGTCTCACAATACCGATGGTATCAGACAGGGTGTAACATTCTTAATTCACTCTTAACGGAAAACCTTGCATAGTACTATGTAGCTAGCTCTTTCCACTGGTGCAAAGGTTCAGTCGAGCAGAGATTCAATTATGAAAATGACGTAATCATGGATCTCATGTAGGTCATAGTATGCACGCTAGATTCATACAAACCACATACACCAAGTTACAGTATATTAAGTTCAAGTTATTTGATCTGTATTGCACTTCATTTTAACTCACTCTTGTTCTGCATAAAATGGATCAAGATGAATAAGACATTGCTGTAACGCCAACAGCAAAATACTTTGGTACAATCCAGCACATTTGAATGCCATTGGAAAATATCACTGTCCACACACAAGAATCCTGAAATACATTGGCTGGATGTGCCATCAATCTAAACATGTAGGAAGGCCTTATTGAAAACCATGGAGCCACAGTAATGACAGTGCCTATACTGTATGCACTTGAGAGGTTCTTTGTGCACATGCTCCAAATATTAGTCCCCCCTGTTGTTCATACATCCTCCTGAGTCTTGACCAATCAGTCTTGTTATGACTTCTTTACAGGTCTTGTCTCCAAGCAGTTCCTGTATGGAGTATTGACACAAATCTTTTCCGGCCACACTTTACATTAGAGAACATAGTATTTCCTTTATGTTCATTTTAGGGGAATAACTTGTGTCTAAATaccaacaaaaataaacaaaaaaagtaCTCCAAGTGCATGAAATTGCAAACCTGTTACATGTAACCtaataacattacattacacataacgTTCCTTTGTATAAAGTAAGTAAGTAGCCTGGTCCAAGCCAGAATGTTACTGCAGTTACCGTTAttgtagtaataccaacaatgCATTAACTAGCTGTCGTCATTGGCTTCAGCATCACCCTGGACAAGCTGCTGGAGAAGGCCTTCTTCATCCACCTGTTCAGTCGCAAAGAGATTAGCTTCCTGCTGCTCGCCAATGAGAATTCGCTGCAGCAGAAGGGCATCACCGTCAAACAGAAGAGGTGAGTGAGGGCTAGAGAGACAGCATGAGCTCTATTGGGTCTAATTGAAATTGGAGAGTTAATTTACTTCTAGAGAAATgattggggatcctaataaatcaaatcaaaatgtactcAAATCCACTGTCTAATTGAATATATGACTACTTTCAAATGAATTTAAATTACACCATAAATGtattcagtgtttcccctaggatttgTTTCAGCAGCAGTGGCAAGGTTAGCGGGTGGTGGATTTCTACTAGCGTTAGCGTAATGACATGctggctgttcccatagacttccagtcattgagtCAACGACTATCCATTTGAAAGTGTGTCTGGCAGAAATATATATTAAAACAAAAAATTCAACAGTGGCAACAATTTCCACACCTGCTAAATGAATATAGGAGAAACACTGGTCTTGGTGCTCTGGTTGCTGCCCTGATATCCGATGCTCTTGTGTCCAATGCTGGACACCTTCCTGTTGGCGCTGCCCCTCACTGCCCCTCCCTTCATTCTGACGCTACTACTCCCACTCTCGGACATGGTCCTTCCCCTCCTTTtctgctgctcctcctcctcctcctcctccatccccctctccgccTCCTCCTGCTGCAGGTTCCGGAGGTTCTGACAGTTGCATACCCGCTCCTCTGGCTGCTCCCTGGTGGGACGGAACCACTTCAATGAAGCGTAGACGAGCTCTACGAAACTGGACACGGCAGATATCACTCCCACGGCGAAGTAGAAACAGAGGAAGACTGTCTTCTCCATGGGGCGTGACACGAAGCAGTCCACCGTGTAGGGGCATGGGAAGCGGCTGCATGGGAACTGGGCCTCAACCTGGAAGCCGTACAGCCACCACTGACCTACCAGAAATCCCACTTCTGTCACCAAACGGAAGGCCACGTTTATAACATAGAGCTGTCGGAGGTGGCGCTCTTCCCTGGCAGCGTTGCTAATCAGCTGGCTGAACCTTGGCTGGCTTAACTGCATGGTCCTCTTGTTGTGGTGGTGCATGGCGTACATGAGGAAAATGAGGGACGGCGTGGAGATGAGGACTATGTGGAACACCCAGAAGCGATACTGGGAGATGGGGAAGGCATCATCGTAACATACCTGCTTGCAGCCCGGCTGCAGGGTGTTACAGGCAAACTCCCCCTGCTCGTCTTCGAACAAGTCGCCGGCGACAGTGCCCAGGATGAGGATGCGGAAGACCAGCATGAGCAGCAGCCAGAAGCGGCCAAGCATAGGGGAGTGGGCCTGGAGGGAATCGAAGAGGCCACCGAGGAAGCTCCACTCACCCATGATGCGAGGACTTGGCCTGGGCTATTCCTCCTGGCTCTCTGGGGGTCTCTGGAGGTCTAGTGGAACTTATATTCAGTCCATTTTCAGAAATAGTTTTCCCTCATGATTTACTGGCACGCAGGGTTGTCAAGTCAAAATGCCAAGTCTGGTCACAAGCCCTTCCTTAAGAAGTACTAAAATGGATGATGAAATCTGAACATGGTGATTAACAGATCAAAGGCTAATTCCATGGGCATGTGTCCTTCACATGACCTGAAACAAGACAGATCAAATATTTGATTGTGTAACATGCAGAAAAAAAACGTATAAAGATAGCTATTCCAATATGTTCCCTCATCCACATTACATTTAATGAATTAACACAAGCAAATTACCTGTATTAGATGAGAAGTTGCTTCAACTCCTTTTAAGCTTCCTTAGGAAATGAACCAATTCAGTGAAAACCTCTGCTCCTTTCGTGATCTTAAATGACATTGAAGAACAGAGGTTTTGATTAGTTAAGAAGCAGATAGGCAAAACAATATAGGTATATTATCGAATGtacttaatattacatacaaaacAACCCACACAAATATTTAACTTGCTCACATAAAGGTTAAACATACAGAGAGAACATACCAAACTTTTCAACCATATACATGGTAGATCGTCATAATAAGCCGATTCCTGTACAAGCCTGGTAGAAGTACTCTTTAGCCTCTGGCATGCACACTCTGGGTGCCTTGTTTATGTGGGCAGGTGCCTTCTTTGATTTGGTACTTCAGCCTGAGGCAGCCGTGAATCAATGGGTAGCAGTCAATGAGTCATCAAAATATTGTcagtcaacaaaaaaaaaaagctcTGTAGAAAAACCTTTAAACATTAGGCATTATATCATCCATCTATTAAAGGTGCAATGACAAACAAATGGAGCCAACCTGTGTTGGTTCCCTCAGTGTGCTTCTCCTAGCAAGCCGACTATTACCACAGTCTAACTCCACGTTAGACAGTGATAATGGTTGGCTTTTAGTAGTCGGCTTGCTAGGGCGTCAACGGGGAAGGAAATTCTTGTCATGTCCTATCTGGGATATCAAAGTACACAAACATAATTAATGTTTACTCAAGAGTGCATACTCTTGATTGATGACGGCTTTTCCTAATGGCAGGAAGAGTCAGCACTTCCCAATCGGCCTGAGCAGTTCAGGAGAACACAGGAACACCCCAGCATCAATACACCACCGACAGggtaaaaactggttgaatcaacgttgttgattggatttgaaaaaagtaaatcGACATATGGGAATTTCATATTTCCCCcccccaacttttaacctaaatccaatgacatggtgaaatgttttgttgatttcacattgaattcacattagttgacaactcaaccaaatgtaaatcaaaactagacgttgaactgaagtCTGCGCCCAGTGGGCACTGGTAGACCTACTGATACAACAGCTGTGAGTGCTTTTGTATTGGGATTGGGTGGGCCGGCCAGTCCCCGACTTTGTTTTAATTTTCAAATAGCCTACACCCCTCTCCTGTAGTCAAATGAACAATTCgtcctctagtggcctcatgggtggaatgtttgTAATacttttcataattaataaacattattaaaCCTGCTTAAAATCcgctgtttctatgtcaaacgaacggttttgttatatttcagttttctgtGATATATATGAAatttaatattgggatgcaaactcaaaattgaataaaTTTAAACTCTATATGTGACACGGTACAGGTGTATTCagtttttaagcccataaccatgtatgTGAAGTGAATACTTTGTTTTAAAGTAAATTTGACTACCAATAAACACTGTGTGACCctaatttagcccactgcagaaaAAGATTGAGTCATCCTTCGAACTTTAAATGTAGGCTACATGAGGTCAATACATTTTTATGTCAGTATCGGATGAAACTGTGGGCTGAGGTAAACTGTTTAATTGCTACTTGCCCTGTTACAGTTTAGATTATTTAGTTACTTACATTAACCATGTTTGGAATCATGGCCTTCCATGTCGAtacgcaggttggcatttattgggatGCAGCGGTCACTAGCTGGCCTAGCCACATTCATAACATCTTATTTCAAACCCTAactacactgctaaccttatgcttagccctaaccttaaattatgaccaaaaagcacatttttgttttcaccaTAAAGACAATTTTGACTATGCAAGCCGCAAAGTCAAAATTGCCTTTATGGTAAAAATGTCATGAGCTAGCTACTAGTTTAAAGCAATTAAAGATCTAATTGTTACAAATAATTCATGCATGGACTACATttgagaatatttttttttaccttatcAAGCTTGACAATGATACATTCATTTATCAATCAAAAAAGGTGTTATGAGTGAGAGCACCATAAACATC harbors:
- the LOC106579256 gene encoding gap junction delta-3 protein, giving the protein MGEWSFLGGLFDSLQAHSPMLGRFWLLLMLVFRILILGTVAGDLFEDEQGEFACNTLQPGCKQVCYDDAFPISQYRFWVFHIVLISTPSLIFLMYAMHHHNKRTMQLSQPRFSQLISNAAREERHLRQLYVINVAFRLVTEVGFLVGQWWLYGFQVEAQFPCSRFPCPYTVDCFVSRPMEKTVFLCFYFAVGVISAVSSFVELVYASLKWFRPTREQPEERVCNCQNLRNLQQEEAERGMEEEEEEEQQKRRGRTMSESGSSSVRMKGGAVRGSANRKVSSIGHKSIGYQGSNQSTKTSVSPIFI